In Pasteurella dagmatis, the sequence GAAACTGTCGCAAAAGCCAAACATTCTCAAACCGGTAAGCACTATCATGGCTGTCCAAAATATTTTTTACCGCAGTTTGCGGATAATTCAACACTCGAAAGCCATTATCCAAGCAAAGAATGGCCTTTTAAATTGATTTCATTTAAATCAAATTTAATGAGTAGTATTACTGGGCCCTTATTGCGTTTACACTCTATTAAACCAGAAGGACTTGTAGCAATGAACCAACAAGATGCCACAGAACAAGGTTTAAAACATGGCGATTTAGTTTCATTAATGACACCGGGTGGTCAACAAAATGTGCAAATTGTTGTGATGGACGGCGTAATGAAAGGGACAATTGCTATTGAGCATGGTTATGGACACAAACAGTTAGGGGCTACCAGCTATGTCATTGACGGTATAGAGATCTCTGGTAATTCACAAATAAAACGTGGAATAAATATCAACGATTTAGGCATATTAGATATAACAAAAGAAATTGTATCGCCTTGGGTAGATTGGGTATGTGGTTCAGCGGTAAGGCAAGGAATTCCTGCCAAATTAAATAAAGTTTTATAATCAAAGTTAAAATTAAATAAAAGCAAATAAGAGTGTGAACCACAGATCTTATTTGCTTTTTCTTTCTATGCATCGGTTCAGATTTTTACTCCGCTGAATATCAGCTCTTCTTATTCAATCGTATTATATATTGCTTAGTATTTTACTAATCCAACCCTTATTAATTAGAATAATTTTGGCGCTACATTTAAAGCAAACTAGTTGCTTTGTTTGACAATGTGCTTAAAAAGAGTTGTGTTCATATAGACAATGGCATTCAGGCATTATATCCACAAAAAATTCATCAAATTTTTTCAGGGATGCAATTATGTATTGATCTATAGCAGAATAAGGTTACATCTATAGTACCTTGTCAGGTGATTACAGCTCCACTATATAATTGGTTTACTAGTTGCACAAGTAGTAAGCTCACTGACTAATAGGAACTATCATATTGTCTGTTTAACAACATAGTAATTATTTGTATTTTTTGAAAATAATAGAGTGATTTTTAGGTCCTAAAACAGCTAGTGGGAAGTTGAAAAGATAGTTACATCTCAATTTCTAAATCTTCTTCAACGTGACAGCAACAGAGTAGAATCTCGTTAGGCTGAACAAAGGCAAGAGGGAGCTCTTTATAGGATACCTTGCCTTTTCTTATTCTTACACGGCAAGAACCGCAATAGCCTGAACGACATTGATACTCGTGAAAAATGCCATTGTTTTCTAAGTGAGAAAGTAATGATGTTTTATTGTTATGTTCTAATGTAATTTGACTATGAATTAAATGAATCTTCATTCGTGTTTAAAGTAACTTTTTATTTTTTCTAATACTAAAGGAAATTCGAGCCAACCTTCATGGGCCAGAAAATGGCCACCTTGTTGTAAACGAATATAATCCGCTTGTAAATCCTTTGCTAAAATATCGCTATATTGATGTGGAATAATGTGATCATCCAACGCAGCAATTACAAAGGACTTGATTAAATAACTCTAAGAAAGATTTTTTATTTTCGATATACCCGTGAATGACGTAAACTTGTTTCATATTATAATATCTACATAAACAAAGACCGCACTTTAATTTCAGATAAAAGTGCGGTCCATTTTTAGCAAATTTTAGAGATCAAAATCACCGAAATCTTTTGTATCTACTTTAGAGTCAATTTGTCCAACAAGGTATGAACTCACTTCAACTTCTTGTGGCGCAACTTGTACGTTATCTGATACTAACCATGCATTGATCCAAGGAATTGGGTTTGAACGCGCTTGGAAAGGCAATGGTAAGCCAACAGCTTGCATACGAATATTGGTGATATATTCCACATATTGGACTAGAATATCACGATTTAAGCCAATCATTGAGCCATCTTTGAATAGATAAGATGCCCATTCTTTTTCTTGTTCCGCTGCTGCAACGAATAAGTCATAAGCTTCTTGTTTGCATTCTTCCACAATTTCTGCCATTTCCGGATCATCTTGACCTGATGCCATAATGTTAAGAATGTGTTGT encodes:
- a CDS encoding alpha/beta hydrolase, with translation MKSFVIAALDDHIIPHQYSDILAKDLQADYIRLQQGGHFLAHEGWLEFPLVLEKIKSYFKHE
- the yfaE gene encoding class I ribonucleotide reductase maintenance protein YfaE: MKIHLIHSQITLEHNNKTSLLSHLENNGIFHEYQCRSGYCGSCRVRIRKGKVSYKELPLAFVQPNEILLCCCHVEEDLEIEM